A genomic stretch from Erysipelothrix sp. HDW6C includes:
- the plsY gene encoding glycerol-3-phosphate 1-O-acyltransferase PlsY: MNYILASVIGYLLGSIPFALVIGKVFYKVDIREHGSGNLGGTNAGRTLGKEAGIAVTVFDVLKAAIAMMITMTFSYDAMIYAGFFATIGHCFPIFAKFKGGKAVSTAFGFLLSVSIFITKNPLLHFVLPLAIFFASLYLTKLVSLSSMIAVTFAAIVLALTQNDMRVTLAMAIIAMIVIVRHRANIGRIRRGEERKITWM; encoded by the coding sequence ATGAATTATATACTCGCTAGTGTCATTGGATACCTTTTAGGATCCATCCCTTTTGCGCTAGTCATTGGAAAAGTTTTTTATAAAGTTGACATTCGTGAACACGGTTCGGGGAACCTTGGCGGTACCAATGCGGGCCGTACCTTAGGGAAAGAAGCAGGAATTGCTGTTACAGTATTTGACGTTCTAAAAGCGGCAATTGCAATGATGATTACCATGACATTTTCATACGATGCCATGATCTATGCTGGTTTCTTCGCAACAATTGGACATTGCTTTCCAATCTTTGCGAAATTCAAAGGTGGAAAAGCAGTTTCAACCGCGTTTGGTTTCTTGTTAAGCGTGTCGATTTTTATTACTAAAAATCCCTTGTTACACTTCGTACTACCGCTTGCTATATTCTTCGCTTCGTTATACCTAACCAAACTTGTGTCATTGTCTTCCATGATTGCTGTTACATTCGCTGCAATCGTCTTGGCTTTAACGCAAAATGATATGCGTGTTACGTTGGCTATGGCAATTATCGCAATGATTGTAATTGTGCGTCATCGCGCCAATATCGGTCGCATTCGTCGTGGCGAAGAACGAAAAATTACGTGGATGTAG
- a CDS encoding DUF4299 family protein yields the protein MAHTYTLKRKGLFATPFSPQDIQKIAQPEFQFSSFDGSYRITETLDFQHEVAVWTPETIGRGFGVQFKGKEILVRMNYLVTENDINDTFRFINLIMDNFKVNVTGEDGQSFPTKQTLEKENQRQNDFNLRYVAGEDKVFTIFAVKNPITLNFSDFSNDPKQRMKEYTEYLDAKQNFDYYTMAPRFYEDKDQNLHAVYVMTTGVLSIIPIEPYIMMARPEFEEAIKDASIGFFDYDTEERVGQLPYSEFAKSLSSLEKYDEYNLIHPGITRAEIDILLDAYSE from the coding sequence ATGGCACATACATATACATTAAAAAGGAAGGGCCTTTTCGCAACACCTTTCAGTCCACAAGACATACAAAAAATTGCCCAACCAGAATTTCAGTTTTCAAGTTTCGATGGCAGCTACCGAATAACCGAAACTCTTGATTTCCAACATGAAGTCGCAGTTTGGACACCAGAAACAATCGGACGTGGCTTTGGAGTACAATTTAAAGGAAAAGAGATTCTTGTACGCATGAATTATCTCGTTACCGAAAACGATATCAATGACACCTTCAGGTTCATTAACTTAATCATGGACAATTTTAAGGTGAATGTCACAGGAGAGGATGGACAATCATTTCCTACAAAGCAAACTTTAGAAAAAGAGAACCAGCGACAAAATGACTTCAATTTGCGATATGTTGCTGGAGAGGATAAAGTGTTTACCATTTTTGCAGTTAAGAATCCCATAACACTCAATTTCTCGGATTTCTCAAACGATCCGAAGCAACGAATGAAAGAATATACCGAATATCTGGATGCTAAGCAAAATTTCGACTATTACACCATGGCTCCGCGTTTTTATGAAGATAAGGATCAAAACCTCCACGCAGTATATGTCATGACAACAGGAGTCTTATCAATCATCCCTATTGAACCCTACATCATGATGGCACGACCAGAATTTGAAGAAGCTATTAAGGATGCGTCAATCGGATTCTTTGACTACGACACCGAGGAGCGCGTCGGCCAACTTCCCTACTCGGAATTCGCTAAGTCACTTTCGTCATTGGAAAAGTATGATGAATACAACCTCATCCATCCTGGGATAACACGCGCAGAAATTGATATACTCCTTGATGCATATTCGGAGTAA